A single Thermaerobacter sp. FW80 DNA region contains:
- a CDS encoding PPC domain-containing DNA-binding protein has translation MAEFGVRRVLVGRLRRGDDILAALGGVAAQHAIAVGWVQLLGAVERARLAFYDQSERVYREFTLDEPAEILAGTGNISRTAGSESPFVHLHLTLGDRQGRAWGGHVLEGTRVFACEYAIWVLEGPSLVRHPDAETGLKLWQPG, from the coding sequence GTGGCGGAGTTCGGCGTCCGCCGGGTGCTGGTGGGGCGCCTCCGGCGCGGTGACGACATCCTGGCCGCACTGGGTGGGGTGGCCGCCCAGCACGCCATCGCCGTGGGCTGGGTGCAGCTCTTGGGGGCGGTCGAGCGGGCGCGCCTGGCCTTCTACGATCAAAGCGAACGGGTCTATCGCGAGTTCACCCTGGACGAACCGGCGGAGATCCTCGCGGGGACGGGGAACATCAGTCGCACGGCGGGCAGCGAGTCACCCTTCGTCCACCTGCACCTGACGCTGGGCGACCGCCAGGGGCGGGCGTGGGGCGGGCACGTCCTCGAGGGCACGCGGGTCTTCGCCTGCGAGTACGCCATCTGGGTGCTCGAGGGTCCATCCCTGGTGCGCCATCCGGACGCGGAGACGGGCCTCAAGCTGTGGCAACCCGGCTGA